The genomic segment CAGCAGCTTGAACCCGTCCACCGCATGCATCGCCAGCAGCGCCGAGAACAGCTCCAGCAGCGGCCGTCGCCGGCCGGCCGGGTCGGTCGCGACCAGCCCGCCGTCCTGCTCGGTGACCAGCACGCCGCTGGCCGGTAGGTGCCCCGGTGTGGCGGCGACGGGGCCGGGCGCGACACCCAGGTGCGCGTCGTCGGCGTCGGCGAGGCTGTGCGCGACCCGGCCGGTGTGCCGCGGCCAGTCCGGCGGGTACAGCAGCCGCACCCGGCCCGGCCCCAGGTCGGCGGCGAGCGCGGCGCGCAGCCGGTCGGCGTCCGGATGCCATTCGGTGAACACCGCGCAGTCGAAGGTGGGCCAGGCGACGTGCATCTCGCCCAGCACCACCTGGTAGTCGCCGCGCCGCAACGCGGCCACGTCGGTCGCGCAGAGCTGCAGGTCCGGGCTGTGCACGAAGCCGGCCGACCAGCCGGGCCGCTCGGCCGGGAACGCCGCGGCGACCGCGGGCGCCAGTTCCGCCGCGCTGCGCCGGACCGGGCCGTCGCCGGTGTCGCCGAACAGGCCGGCCCAGCGCGCCGCGAACTGCGCCGCGACCGCGTCGACCGGCCGGTCCCCGCCGCCCCACAGCGGGCCCTGCGCCAGGTACCACAGGTCGGACAGCCGCACCGGACCCGGCTCGGCGGCCAGTTCCCGGTACAGCTCGTGCAGCGCGTCGCCGTACGCGTCGGCGAGCGCCACGGTCAGCCAGCGCGCCGCCCGCAGCAGGATGTCCAGCGGCCCGGCCAGCTCGTCGAGCAGCGGGCGGCCGAACACCACGTCGAGGTCACGGTCGGTGTCCTCGTAGCACAGCGCCCGGCCGGCGTAGGTCTGCCCGGCCCGCCGCTGCGCCGGCTGGCCGGTCACCGCCTCGAACGTCTCGGCCAGCCCGCCGAGCGCGGCGCGCAGCGCCTCCGGGTCGCCGGCCGCGGCAGCCACCGCGTCCCGGGCCGCGTCCAGCCGGTCCAGGCCGCGCCGCGCGCTGCCGCGCTCCGGTTCGGTGCCGATCGCGGCGATCCGCTCCCGCAGCACCGCCTCGGCGTCCGGGTGCAGCGGCAGGTCGGCGCCCCAGCGCAGCAACCCCTGCCGGACCAGGCCGTCGAGCAGCAGGTACCCGTCGTCGGCGCGGCGCAGGCCCAGCTCCGGCGCGGTCGACAGCTCGGCGACCACCTCGACGGCCGGCCTGCCGTCCGCCGCCGACAGCGCCGCCGCGGCCGCCGCGGACAGCGACACCGGCGGTTGCGCCGGCCGGTACGCCAGCCTGCCGTCCCGGTGGATCTCCGGCGAGACCACCACCGGCAGCCAGCGCCGGATCGCCGGATCGTCGGCGAGCCGCTGCGCGTACGCGTCGAGTGCCCAGGTCTCGTAGTGCACCCGGCGGCGCCGGGTCAGCCCGCTGCCGGGCCGGACCGTGGCCACCTCGGCCAGCTCCGGATCGACGGTGACCCAACAGGTCGGGCCGAAGAAGCCGATCGTGTCGTTCTTCCCGCAGTACCGCTGCCAGTAGCGGATCAGCGCGGTCTCCCGCTCCCGCCGCTTGGACGGGCGGCCGGTGCCGCGGCCGGGCAGCAGGTGGTCCAGGCCGGTCAGCGCGTTGAGGTTCTGCCAGCCGACCGCCTCGCGCAGCAGCGGATCCGCGGCCAGCTCGGCCGCCACCGCCGAACCCCGCGCCACCGCAGCCTGGTACGCGGCAACGAAACGGTCGTCGTGGACCGCCCGCTGCGGGTCGACCGGTACCAGCGCGTCGGCGGTCGCGGCGAGTTCCGGCGCGGCGAACCGGTCCAGCCCGGCGGCCGGGAACCCGGTGCCGCGCAGCAGCGCGTCCCGCCACACCGACCAGCCGGTGTCCCCCAACGGCGCCCGGTGGTCCGCCGACCGGGTCGCACCGGATCCGGCAGCGGACGCCGGTGCGCCGGGCGGCCGGCCGGCCGGCGAGCGGCCGGCGTGCAGGTCGTCCCGGATCAGCGTGGCCAGCTCGGCGAGCGCATCGTGCGGGAAGAAGTGGCCGCCGGGCAGCTGGTGCCCGCGAACCTCGGTGTCGGTGTGTCGCTGCCAGCCGGCCAGCCGCGCCGGCGGTACCGCCTGGTCGGACGCGCCGGCGAAGGTGGTCACCGGGACCGGCAGCGGCCCCCGCGGCTGGTACCGGTACGCCTCCAGCCAGGCCAGGTCGGCCCGCAGCACCGGCAGCAGCAGGTCGAGCAGGTCCGGCGCGTCGAGCAGTTCGGTGGGCATCCCGCCGGCCGCGACCACCCGGGCCACCAGCCGGTCGCGGGCAGCGCCGCGATGTTGTCCAGCGGCCCGTCACCGGCCTCGTCGGGTGGCCGGCCGGCGGCCACGAACAGCCGCTCCGGCAGCCGGTCACCGCGCTCGGCCAGCACCCGGGCCACCTCGTAGCCGAGCCGGGCGCCCAGCGAGTGCCCGTACAGCGCGAACCGCGGGCCGGCGTCGGCCACGATCGCGTCGGCG from the Actinocatenispora thailandica genome contains:
- a CDS encoding lantibiotic dehydratase; its protein translation is MVAAGGMPTELLDAPDLLDLLLPVLRADLAWLEAYRYQPRGPLPVPVTTFAGASDQAVPPARLAGWQRHTDTEVRGHQLPGGHFFPHDALAELATLIRDDLHAGRSPAGRPPGAPASAAGSGATRSADHRAPLGDTGWSVWRDALLRGTGFPAAGLDRFAAPELAATADALVPVDPQRAVHDDRFVAAYQAAVARGSAVAAELAADPLLREAVGWQNLNALTGLDHLLPGRGTGRPSKRRERETALIRYWQRYCGKNDTIGFFGPTCWVTVDPELAEVATVRPGSGLTRRRRVHYETWALDAYAQRLADDPAIRRWLPVVVSPEIHRDGRLAYRPAQPPVSLSAAAAAALSAADGRPAVEVVAELSTAPELGLRRADDGYLLLDGLVRQGLLRWGADLPLHPDAEAVLRERIAAIGTEPERGSARRGLDRLDAARDAVAAAAGDPEALRAALGGLAETFEAVTGQPAQRRAGQTYAGRALCYEDTDRDLDVVFGRPLLDELAGPLDILLRAARWLTVALADAYGDALHELYRELAAEPGPVRLSDLWYLAQGPLWGGGDRPVDAVAAQFAARWAGLFGDTGDGPVRRSAAELAPAVAAAFPAERPGWSAGFVHSPDLQLCATDVAALRRGDYQVVLGEMHVAWPTFDCAVFTEWHPDADRLRAALAADLGPGRVRLLYPPDWPRHTGRVAHSLADADDAHLGVAPGPVAATPGHLPASGVLVTEQDGGLVATDPAGRRRPLLELFSALLAMHAVDGFKLLAPAAHTARLSIDRLVVSRETWRTTVDRSGLAAARGDAARYLAVRRWRAELGLPERVYVKIDTEIKPFFVDLTSPQFAVALCNAARGARTRAGRDVPVSVTEMLPTPDECWVPDAAGRRYFSELRLQITDAEAMDG